The proteins below come from a single Campylobacter concisus genomic window:
- a CDS encoding carbon-nitrogen hydrolase family protein, giving the protein MSENLNLISLTLKAKNATDRLEELANLVEAVPENSLILASELCISGYDFDGFFAGADKAMLGGMIGSFDAMLLERLQEALSPDKFLGFTHLTSLNKSAGLAQISNLNPHQPKIYNEFLLLNSNNVFHSQFKAELFRPNLEHEIFAAGDVSEINAFDFRGLKLGVLICFELRDSTLWAKLKGCDIIMVPAMWGKAREDAYLSLCKALAIANNCYVMISSSLALEVAGVFLPNGTLVKETIFDANLIKEIKTNLGIL; this is encoded by the coding sequence ATGAGCGAAAATTTAAACCTAATAAGCCTAACTTTAAAGGCAAAAAATGCAACAGATCGCCTAGAGGAGCTTGCAAATTTAGTTGAGGCTGTACCTGAAAACTCACTCATTCTTGCAAGCGAGCTTTGCATCAGTGGATATGACTTTGACGGCTTTTTTGCTGGGGCGGACAAAGCGATGCTTGGTGGCATGATAGGTAGCTTTGATGCGATGTTACTTGAACGCTTACAAGAGGCGCTTAGCCCAGATAAATTTCTTGGTTTTACGCACCTTACTAGCCTAAACAAAAGCGCAGGGCTCGCTCAAATTTCAAATCTAAATCCACACCAACCAAAAATTTATAACGAATTTTTGCTTCTTAACTCAAATAATGTCTTTCATTCACAATTTAAAGCCGAACTTTTTCGGCCAAATTTAGAGCACGAAATTTTTGCTGCCGGCGATGTGAGCGAGATAAATGCCTTTGATTTTAGAGGGCTAAAACTTGGCGTACTAATATGCTTTGAACTACGTGATAGCACACTTTGGGCAAAGCTAAAAGGATGTGACATCATCATGGTACCAGCCATGTGGGGTAAGGCAAGAGAGGATGCTTATCTTAGTCTTTGCAAGGCTCTAGCTATCGCAAACAACTGCTACGTCATGATCTCAAGCTCTCTTGCATTAGAAGTTGCTGGAGTATTTTTACCAAATGGCACGCTTGTTAAAGAGAC